Proteins from a genomic interval of Niabella soli DSM 19437:
- a CDS encoding ABC-F family ATP-binding cassette domain-containing protein, with amino-acid sequence MHYVSAEGLGKSYGIQPLFSGISFHIEEGDKVAIVARNGTGKSTLLKILAGKETPDEGKLWIHKDVETILFEQEPDLNEALSVSENIFFHNNPTVQAIREYELASESENADRISAALVKLDELNAWDFDAKVKQIFGKLNIHHLDQKVNTLSGGQKKRVALARTLIDIGFEHKHVLLIMDEPTNHLDVGMVEWLEHFLGKENVTLVLVTHDRYFLDAVCDEIWEIEGGELYVHKGDYENYLEQKAQRMENMNATIDKARNLYRRELEWMRKQPKARTTKSKSREDNFYNIEKVAKQQVTDDQVQLQMKMNRLGGKVVELKKVYKSFGAKKILDGFDYTFKKGERVGVIGKNGAGKSTFINILQGMEQADSGKINVGDTIVFGNYSQQGLVVKEDMRVIEFVKNIAENFPLAKGGTLSAAQFLQLFLFDPDKQYTYISKLSGGEKRRLHLLSILFRNPNFLILDEPTNDLDLPTLSVLENFLSEYPGCLLIVSHDRYFMDRLVDHLFVFEGDGVIKDFPGNYTQYRLQEKTSNTAAAPKENISAGAATPAPKAISKKVSFKEKREYELLEKEIEALTKEKEAVTLQLGEGTLGFEELEQLSRRIGEITALLDEKEMRWLELSEMME; translated from the coding sequence ATGCATTACGTTTCAGCAGAAGGATTAGGAAAGAGTTACGGGATACAACCCTTGTTTTCGGGCATTTCGTTTCATATTGAGGAAGGCGATAAAGTAGCCATTGTGGCGCGCAACGGTACGGGAAAATCCACGCTGCTAAAGATCCTTGCAGGAAAGGAAACGCCCGACGAGGGCAAACTCTGGATCCATAAAGATGTGGAAACCATTCTTTTTGAACAGGAACCGGATCTTAATGAAGCCCTTTCCGTTTCTGAAAACATTTTCTTTCATAATAACCCAACCGTGCAGGCGATCCGGGAATACGAACTGGCAAGCGAAAGCGAAAATGCCGATCGCATCAGTGCGGCGCTGGTAAAACTGGACGAGCTGAATGCCTGGGATTTTGATGCCAAGGTAAAACAGATCTTTGGCAAACTGAATATTCACCACCTGGATCAAAAAGTAAACACCCTTAGCGGCGGCCAGAAAAAACGGGTGGCGCTGGCCCGCACGTTGATCGATATTGGCTTTGAGCACAAACACGTGCTACTGATCATGGATGAGCCCACCAACCACCTGGACGTGGGTATGGTGGAATGGCTGGAACATTTTTTGGGAAAAGAAAATGTAACGCTGGTGCTGGTTACGCACGACCGGTATTTTTTAGACGCCGTATGCGATGAAATTTGGGAAATAGAAGGCGGCGAACTGTATGTGCATAAAGGTGATTATGAAAACTACCTGGAGCAAAAAGCGCAGCGCATGGAAAACATGAATGCCACTATTGACAAGGCGCGGAATCTTTACCGCAGGGAGCTGGAGTGGATGCGCAAACAACCCAAGGCACGCACCACCAAGTCCAAAAGCCGGGAAGATAATTTTTACAATATTGAAAAAGTGGCCAAGCAACAGGTGACGGACGACCAGGTGCAGTTGCAAATGAAGATGAACCGGCTGGGCGGCAAGGTGGTGGAGCTAAAAAAGGTATACAAATCATTTGGGGCAAAAAAAATACTGGACGGATTCGACTATACGTTTAAGAAAGGAGAACGTGTAGGCGTTATTGGCAAGAACGGCGCGGGCAAATCGACCTTTATCAATATTTTACAGGGCATGGAACAGGCCGATAGCGGCAAGATCAATGTGGGCGACACCATCGTATTTGGCAATTACTCCCAGCAGGGGCTGGTGGTAAAAGAAGACATGCGCGTGATCGAATTTGTAAAAAATATTGCCGAAAATTTTCCGCTGGCAAAGGGCGGTACGCTAAGCGCCGCACAATTTTTACAGCTATTCCTTTTTGATCCCGATAAACAATATACCTACATCAGCAAACTGAGCGGCGGTGAAAAAAGGCGGCTCCATTTGCTTTCCATATTATTCCGCAACCCCAATTTCCTGATCCTGGATGAGCCCACCAACGACCTGGATCTGCCTACGCTTTCTGTGCTGGAAAACTTCTTAAGCGAATACCCCGGCTGTTTACTAATTGTATCGCACGATCGCTATTTTATGGACCGCCTCGTGGATCACTTATTTGTTTTTGAAGGCGATGGTGTTATAAAAGATTTTCCCGGGAACTATACCCAGTATCGCCTGCAGGAAAAAACGAGTAACACCGCTGCTGCTCCAAAAGAAAATATAAGCGCCGGGGCAGCTACTCCGGCTCCCAAAGCCATTTCTAAAAAAGTATCTTTTAAAGAGAAAAGGGAATATGAATTATTAGAAAAAGAAATTGAGGCGCTCACCAAAGAAAAGGAGGCGGTCACCCTGCAACTGGGGGAGGGAACGCTGGGTTTTGAAGAGCTGGAACAACTATCGCGCCGCATCGGTGAAATAACGGCACTGTTGGACGAAAAAGAAATGCGCTGGCTGGAGCTAAGCGAAATGATGGAATAA
- a CDS encoding arylsulfatase, with the protein MRSVNTRKNSSLIKSVPLAIFFMLSLVLPCMADKKPNIILIVADDMGYSDLGSYGGEIKTPHIDRLAKEGIRYQQFYNASRCCPSRAALMTGLYPHETGMGWMAAADLGTYAYHGNLNNDCVTIAEVLKNGGYHTYMSGKWHLTNERKIDGAVTDNWPHQRGFDRYFGIIPGGANYYTPFVYSNNTRYKAPKGFYLTNAISDTSVKFLKEHFTKAKGEPFFMYVAYTAPHWPLHAPDSVINRYKNAYKAGWDSIRARRFAKQVALGLIPANTVLSPRDSTVPAWNTLSAGEQQEMAMRMAIYAAQVDIMDQGIGRIVQTLKANNELDNTLIMFLSDNGACAEFISSGKSKEVNGQENTFESYRINWANVSSTPFREYKHFTHEGGIATPLIVHWPKGIAPNLNNTFIRDYGHITDIMATCTDVTGAIYPTIYKGHKIHPLEGKSLVPNFKGKPNHRGLVFWEHEANIAVRDGKWKLVAKTEQDHIFDPAALELYNLQEDPSEMYDLSKKDPGRLQKMYALWKAWANRVGVFPFDTREYGARMQAYRKQVNGEFEDNLGGWNVKITAPVTGSIDIDTTGRLSGKKSARIAVEKPGSRPADMALFWPFRALPGEQYKITVTAAANHPVSFYARLENVKEPGKKLMDEVVRANKAKQTIEWVAQPVLSEGTYRVAFYFGTVAPGTKLWLDGIRLSPVAQAH; encoded by the coding sequence ATGAGGTCTGTTAACACGCGTAAAAATAGCTCCTTAATAAAAAGTGTGCCGCTTGCCATTTTTTTTATGTTGAGCCTTGTGCTGCCCTGTATGGCGGATAAAAAACCCAATATTATTTTAATAGTAGCCGATGATATGGGGTATTCGGATCTTGGAAGTTATGGCGGTGAAATAAAAACACCCCATATTGACCGGCTGGCAAAGGAGGGCATCCGCTACCAGCAATTTTACAATGCTTCCCGTTGTTGCCCTTCCCGGGCAGCGCTAATGACCGGCCTGTACCCGCATGAAACCGGTATGGGATGGATGGCGGCTGCCGACCTGGGTACCTATGCTTACCATGGTAATCTTAATAATGATTGCGTTACTATAGCCGAAGTATTAAAAAACGGCGGTTATCATACGTATATGAGTGGGAAGTGGCATTTAACAAACGAACGAAAAATTGATGGCGCCGTAACAGATAACTGGCCACACCAGCGGGGTTTTGACCGGTATTTTGGCATTATACCCGGCGGGGCTAATTATTATACCCCGTTTGTTTATAGCAATAACACCCGCTATAAGGCGCCCAAAGGTTTTTATTTAACTAATGCCATCAGCGATACATCCGTTAAGTTTCTGAAGGAGCATTTTACAAAAGCAAAGGGCGAGCCTTTTTTTATGTATGTGGCCTATACGGCGCCCCATTGGCCCCTGCATGCACCGGATAGTGTAATCAACAGATACAAAAATGCCTATAAGGCCGGGTGGGACAGTATCCGCGCCAGGAGGTTTGCAAAGCAGGTAGCATTGGGGCTAATTCCTGCAAACACGGTGTTGTCTCCACGCGATAGTACTGTTCCTGCCTGGAATACGCTGTCCGCCGGCGAGCAGCAGGAGATGGCAATGCGTATGGCAATCTATGCCGCCCAGGTTGATATTATGGACCAGGGCATCGGACGCATTGTACAAACACTAAAGGCTAATAATGAACTGGACAATACGCTTATCATGTTTTTAAGCGATAATGGCGCCTGCGCAGAATTTATCAGCAGCGGTAAAAGCAAAGAAGTAAACGGGCAGGAAAACACATTTGAAAGCTACCGGATCAACTGGGCCAATGTGAGCAGCACCCCTTTCAGGGAATACAAACATTTTACCCATGAAGGAGGAATTGCTACACCGCTGATTGTGCATTGGCCAAAGGGAATAGCCCCTAACCTTAACAATACTTTTATAAGAGACTATGGGCATATTACCGATATTATGGCCACCTGTACTGATGTTACCGGGGCAATATACCCCACAATATATAAGGGCCATAAAATACACCCGCTGGAGGGAAAAAGCCTGGTGCCTAATTTCAAAGGCAAACCCAATCATCGTGGCCTTGTTTTCTGGGAGCACGAAGCCAATATAGCAGTGAGGGACGGAAAGTGGAAGCTGGTGGCAAAAACGGAGCAGGATCATATATTTGATCCGGCTGCGCTGGAGTTATATAACCTGCAGGAAGACCCTTCAGAAATGTATGACCTTAGTAAAAAAGACCCCGGCCGGCTTCAAAAGATGTATGCCCTCTGGAAAGCCTGGGCGAACAGGGTAGGTGTATTCCCCTTTGATACCAGGGAGTATGGCGCCCGGATGCAGGCCTACCGCAAACAGGTTAACGGCGAGTTTGAGGATAATCTGGGGGGATGGAATGTAAAAATAACAGCGCCGGTAACCGGTTCGATCGATATTGATACGACGGGCCGGCTGTCGGGCAAAAAATCAGCCCGTATCGCTGTTGAAAAACCGGGAAGCCGTCCTGCTGATATGGCACTCTTCTGGCCCTTTCGGGCCCTCCCCGGCGAGCAATATAAAATTACAGTGACCGCCGCGGCGAACCATCCTGTTTCGTTTTATGCAAGGCTGGAAAACGTGAAGGAGCCGGGAAAGAAATTGATGGACGAGGTGGTGCGGGCAAATAAAGCCAAACAAACAATTGAATGGGTTGCGCAACCGGTATTGTCCGAAGGTACCTACAGGGTAGCATTTTATTTTGGTACGGTGGCACCGGGCACCAAGCTATGGCTGGATGGCATTCGGCTGAGCCCTGTAGCCCAGGCACATTAA
- a CDS encoding response regulator, which produces MINKVLIAEDHESANISVQKTLEELRIAPPDYVYYCDDALLKIQKAKQAAASYDLLITDLYFEKDHREQHLLNGKALIAAARVVQPELKILVFSAESKPAIIDDLFHKLHIDGYVRKARGDAKELKTAINYIIGNQRYFPRAFVQQTKQKNAHEFSEFDLTILSLMIEGKRQQEISDHLRKNNIQPAGLSSIEKRLNYIKEALNFSTNEQLIAHCVKMGIV; this is translated from the coding sequence ATGATCAACAAAGTACTCATAGCCGAAGACCACGAAAGTGCCAATATTTCTGTACAAAAAACGTTGGAAGAGCTCCGAATCGCGCCCCCTGATTATGTATACTATTGTGATGACGCACTGCTTAAGATACAAAAAGCCAAACAGGCAGCAGCTTCTTATGACCTGCTTATTACCGACCTTTATTTTGAAAAAGATCACCGGGAGCAACACCTTCTTAATGGGAAAGCGCTTATTGCAGCAGCACGGGTTGTGCAGCCGGAACTAAAAATACTTGTGTTTTCTGCCGAAAGCAAACCAGCGATTATTGACGACTTGTTTCATAAGCTACATATTGACGGCTATGTACGCAAAGCCCGGGGTGACGCAAAAGAGCTTAAAACGGCTATTAATTATATCATCGGCAATCAGCGTTATTTTCCCAGAGCATTTGTTCAGCAAACCAAACAAAAAAATGCCCATGAGTTTTCTGAATTTGATCTAACGATTCTGTCTTTAATGATTGAAGGGAAACGGCAACAGGAAATATCGGATCACCTAAGAAAAAATAATATTCAGCCAGCCGGCTTAAGCAGCATTGAAAAACGCCTTAACTACATAAAAGAAGCTCTCAATTTTTCCACCAACGAACAACTGATCGCCCATTGTGTAAAAATGGGTATTGTGTAA
- a CDS encoding tetratricopeptide repeat-containing sensor histidine kinase has product MNNDSAFYYFNKVLAGSRDSLQVAKAYTYMAIIQSDAGDHFGSQESLLQSLKLLNEKRERDQGLLVSNYNELGYTSADLNNQSAAIGYYDLALKFARDDSFKVVILNNKALAYQKKKQYDQALMIFRSAIDKSTHYKKEYARILSNIANTKWLKDTNYNATAELLMALQIRENEKDGRGLNASYAHLSNYYTHTHSDSALIYAGKMYALAQQRSSPDDELEALQKLITLSPPEAIKKYFIRYWHLNDSLQTSRNNAKNQFALIRYEAAKTKADNLALQKDNTEKKIQILVQRGVLSGTIVFTILIFFWYRRRKQRMIRNQQLKTSQKVHDEVANGIYRIMSEIEHTEFLQKEPLLDKLDVVYERSRNISYEPSENIHPDFQQSITELLESFASETTRVLIVGNAKEIWNGLPPKTKTELEHIFQELMINMKRHSAAENVVVKFERSTNLIKINYSDDGAGLPPDFHYGNGLNSTENRMKVIKGRIIFDKTTTEGLKIQLYIPIV; this is encoded by the coding sequence GTGAATAACGATTCTGCATTTTATTATTTTAACAAGGTTCTTGCCGGATCCAGAGACAGTCTGCAGGTAGCAAAGGCTTATACTTATATGGCAATTATCCAATCGGATGCAGGAGATCATTTTGGCAGCCAGGAAAGCCTGTTGCAGTCATTGAAGCTCCTGAATGAAAAAAGAGAAAGGGATCAAGGACTTCTTGTATCCAATTACAATGAATTAGGATATACCAGCGCTGATCTGAATAACCAGAGCGCCGCAATTGGTTATTATGACCTGGCTTTAAAGTTTGCCAGGGACGATAGTTTTAAAGTAGTTATCTTAAATAATAAAGCACTGGCCTACCAGAAAAAAAAACAATATGATCAGGCACTAATGATCTTTCGTTCCGCTATTGATAAAAGCACACACTATAAAAAAGAATATGCGCGAATCTTATCAAATATCGCTAATACTAAATGGCTGAAAGACACTAATTACAATGCAACTGCCGAGTTATTAATGGCTTTGCAGATTCGAGAAAATGAAAAAGACGGCCGGGGTCTAAATGCAAGCTATGCACACCTGTCCAATTATTATACCCACACCCACAGTGATTCAGCACTGATCTACGCAGGTAAGATGTATGCGCTGGCCCAACAGCGTAGCAGCCCGGATGACGAATTGGAAGCGTTGCAAAAACTGATTACCTTAAGTCCTCCAGAAGCCATAAAAAAATACTTTATCCGTTATTGGCATTTAAACGACAGCTTACAAACCAGCCGGAATAATGCCAAAAATCAATTTGCGCTTATTCGTTATGAAGCTGCTAAAACCAAAGCGGATAACCTTGCCCTGCAAAAAGACAATACCGAAAAAAAGATCCAGATCCTGGTTCAAAGAGGGGTGCTTTCGGGCACTATCGTCTTTACTATTCTTATTTTCTTTTGGTACAGGAGACGGAAACAACGCATGATCCGCAATCAACAATTAAAAACATCCCAGAAAGTGCACGATGAAGTAGCTAATGGTATTTACCGGATCATGTCGGAAATAGAGCACACTGAATTTTTACAAAAAGAGCCGTTGCTTGATAAGCTGGACGTTGTATATGAGCGCTCACGTAATATATCTTATGAGCCTTCTGAAAACATTCACCCGGATTTTCAGCAATCCATTACCGAATTGCTGGAATCATTCGCCAGTGAAACCACCCGCGTCCTGATAGTAGGTAACGCTAAAGAAATATGGAACGGCTTGCCACCAAAAACAAAAACAGAATTAGAACATATTTTTCAGGAATTAATGATCAATATGAAAAGACATAGTGCTGCCGAAAATGTAGTAGTAAAATTTGAGCGGTCAACCAATCTGATAAAGATCAACTACTCCGATGACGGTGCAGGCCTTCCTCCTGATTTCCATTATGGAAATGGTCTCAACAGTACGGAAAACCGTATGAAAGTGATCAAAGGCAGGATTATTTTTGACAAGACAACGACAGAAGGATTGAAAATTCAATTATATATTCCAATCGTTTAA
- a CDS encoding thermonuclease family protein: MPLLINYLLVFTLLTIGRCNPVPNEIFRNSVKPMAVSYKVIGIKDGDTFVLLMGGKEQVVRLAHIDCPEKKQPFGNNAKQFASGVCFGKKVMLLHHNKYDRNKRLIAEVLLEDGQNINKELVRNGLAWYFKKYSDSREYAALEAEARLRKKGLWADKAPIAPWNWRHRKKTGIKNV, encoded by the coding sequence ATGCCCCTGCTAATTAATTATTTATTGGTATTTACCCTTCTTACTATCGGCCGTTGCAACCCTGTACCTAATGAAATTTTCCGAAATAGCGTTAAACCAATGGCCGTCAGCTATAAGGTAATTGGCATTAAAGATGGAGACACTTTTGTATTGTTGATGGGTGGTAAAGAACAGGTAGTGCGACTGGCGCATATCGACTGCCCCGAAAAGAAACAGCCTTTTGGCAATAACGCAAAGCAATTTGCTTCTGGCGTATGTTTTGGGAAAAAAGTGATGCTCCTGCATCATAATAAATATGACCGAAATAAACGGTTGATAGCGGAAGTGCTTTTGGAAGATGGACAAAATATCAACAAGGAGCTGGTGCGGAACGGCCTGGCCTGGTATTTTAAAAAGTATTCTGACAGCCGGGAATATGCAGCGCTGGAAGCGGAAGCAAGGCTCCGGAAAAAAGGCCTTTGGGCAGATAAAGCGCCGATAGCACCCTGGAACTGGCGGCATCGGAAAAAAACCGGTATAAAAAATGTATAA
- a CDS encoding type I restriction endonuclease — MENDLKLKLEQLHQRVAALKDQIHTEEATKNAFVMPFIQILGYDIFNPTEVIPEYICDIGTKKGEKIDYVIKKEGEPILIIECKHWKENADAHNSQLHRYYHVSKSRFGVLTNGMVYNFYADLERPNIMDDKPFFTLELSNLKDAGVKILEKFTRNGYNLEGILDSAEDLKYIKAIRNEFEKELKDPSDELVKLLVNRFFEKPLTASRLTSFKEYARRAISNSINESINFRLKNALNINEKTPSKQEQREVVPVDENPDGTRVVTTEEEIEGSQIIKAILREVIPAARIAFRDTQSYFGILLDDNNRKPLARLHFNFSKKYLELFHKGKDNGERKLLASLDDIYQYKKELLGTVDNYLGKNDTEGASNER; from the coding sequence ATGGAGAATGACTTAAAACTAAAGCTGGAGCAACTGCATCAAAGAGTAGCTGCGTTGAAGGACCAGATCCATACAGAAGAAGCCACTAAAAATGCTTTTGTGATGCCCTTTATCCAGATCCTCGGGTACGATATTTTTAATCCTACCGAAGTGATCCCGGAATATATTTGCGATATCGGAACGAAAAAAGGGGAGAAGATCGATTACGTGATTAAAAAGGAGGGAGAGCCCATCCTGATCATTGAATGTAAACACTGGAAGGAAAATGCAGATGCACATAACTCCCAATTGCACCGGTATTATCACGTTTCCAAATCCCGTTTTGGAGTACTGACAAATGGCATGGTGTACAATTTTTATGCAGATCTGGAGCGCCCGAACATCATGGATGATAAACCCTTTTTTACTTTGGAGCTTTCCAATCTCAAAGACGCAGGTGTTAAGATCCTCGAAAAGTTTACCCGGAATGGCTATAATCTCGAAGGTATCCTGGATTCGGCGGAGGACTTAAAATATATAAAAGCCATTCGCAACGAGTTTGAAAAAGAGCTGAAAGACCCGTCAGATGAGCTGGTGAAACTTTTGGTAAACCGTTTTTTCGAAAAACCGTTAACGGCATCACGGCTCACCAGTTTTAAGGAATATGCTAGAAGGGCTATCTCCAATTCTATTAATGAGTCTATCAATTTCCGGTTAAAGAATGCATTAAACATCAATGAAAAAACACCTTCCAAACAGGAGCAGCGGGAAGTAGTTCCGGTTGATGAAAACCCCGATGGCACCAGGGTGGTTACTACGGAGGAGGAAATAGAAGGTTCGCAGATCATCAAGGCCATTCTTAGAGAAGTCATTCCGGCAGCGCGGATCGCTTTCCGGGACACGCAATCCTATTTCGGCATTTTACTGGACGATAATAACCGGAAGCCACTGGCAAGACTGCATTTCAACTTTTCAAAAAAATACCTGGAATTATTTCATAAGGGGAAAGATAATGGCGAGAGAAAGCTGTTAGCGTCGCTGGATGATATTTACCAGTATAAGAAAGAGCTTTTGGGTACGGTTGATAATTATCTGGGAAAAAATGATACAGAGGGGGCTTCAAATGAAAGATAA
- a CDS encoding DUF4407 domain-containing protein — MMKDWWAKFGCFLTGWNYQILGGCTEASRKQLKKYSSAILILVILWSFIGYSFAERYVGAPIWGRILTAFIFVVIIVQIERQIILTVGRSKWLSWFRVAIAFIMAILGSSILDQIIFKDDIQKKMIQIVDRQVNEQLSGRLTIIDKKLGELQVEIDSLDKKNLILYEEISKQPTIKTVSQTITKIQFRQGDGSFTTRPQTTISTTPIPNPKVKETEINEQNLEVFRKQKEDYTQKKIKAEASLRQELKSKQGFLEELNAIIEILRERSVALFFYSILFFFLMFLELFVVASKTKDTKSDYDLVVEHQLSQKVKTLNQLVK; from the coding sequence ATGATGAAAGATTGGTGGGCGAAATTCGGGTGTTTTCTTACAGGCTGGAACTACCAGATATTGGGTGGCTGTACCGAAGCCAGCAGGAAACAGTTAAAAAAATATTCTTCTGCAATTTTAATACTGGTCATACTTTGGTCATTCATAGGGTACTCTTTTGCTGAACGGTACGTAGGAGCACCCATCTGGGGCCGTATCCTAACCGCCTTTATTTTTGTGGTGATCATTGTTCAGATTGAGCGCCAGATCATTCTTACCGTAGGTCGTAGTAAATGGCTTAGCTGGTTTCGTGTAGCCATTGCTTTTATTATGGCTATTCTCGGATCCTCTATTCTGGACCAGATTATTTTCAAAGATGATATTCAAAAAAAGATGATCCAGATCGTAGACCGGCAGGTAAATGAACAATTGTCTGGCCGGTTAACGATTATTGATAAAAAGCTTGGGGAACTGCAGGTTGAAATAGATTCACTGGATAAGAAAAATCTGATTTTATACGAAGAAATATCAAAGCAACCAACCATAAAAACGGTTTCTCAAACAATAACCAAGATACAATTCAGGCAAGGCGATGGCAGCTTTACTACTAGGCCTCAGACAACCATATCAACCACGCCGATTCCCAATCCCAAAGTGAAGGAAACCGAAATAAACGAACAAAACCTGGAGGTATTCCGGAAGCAAAAAGAAGATTACACGCAAAAGAAAATAAAAGCCGAAGCATCATTGAGGCAGGAATTAAAATCAAAACAAGGCTTCCTGGAAGAATTAAATGCAATTATCGAAATATTAAGAGAGCGGTCTGTGGCCTTATTCTTTTATTCAATTCTTTTTTTCTTTTTAATGTTCCTTGAATTATTTGTTGTGGCCAGCAAAACTAAGGACACAAAATCTGATTATGATCTTGTTGTGGAACATCAATTAAGCCAGAAGGTAAAAACATTGAATCAATTGGTAAAATAG